GGGAGTCATTTTTATGATGGCTATCAGCACACATGCAAGGGACTCTGGTCATTCATAAAAAAAGTTTACAACcattagcaaaaataaaaattaaacatttctgATGGAAATAACatttggaaacatttaaaaatccaACGGGTGaagaataaatattattattatttgatattattttttgcctaataaaatgtgttttttaaatcatGAAAATCCTGCCATCAAAACATATGGTTAAGATTCATAATCTTTAATAGCAATCTAAAACGCAATATTATGCACATTTTTTTGGTAATGTATAAAAATGGAATAATGTTAAACCAGCAGCATTAGGAAATGAGGCTGTAAAAAGAAGTTGTTTTGCAAAGTGTCTCACCCGAATTATGTCACAAATGGGAATCAGGGGTTGGACCAGATTATGGTAGAAATGCTAAAAggctaaaaataaaagacagttaACACAAGTTACCATGACATTTCAATGCTGGACTCTTAACTTACTTTTTAATAAGAACTTGGTAAAATCTTGTTGTTTAATGCTCAAATCATTAAAGACAAAATTTCAGGGACAGAAAAAAGAACATCAGCATCTAATGAATGTGTggttttaataattataattataacctgattaaatacaataattaaaaaacagtTTTCAATATACTTGTATTATGTtagtaatatatttttattaatatcaGAATACTTTTAAAAACGTTTTATAGTATACTTGGGTAGATTTAATTATTAGTGGTGAAATGTGAATTAAACAGGCTGAAACCACATGAATTACATTTAGTATACAATCATACAAAATAAATTCTCTAGTTATGCATGTGATGTCTGCTAATTTTATGTCTTTTAGCCTGGGTCTTGACCCTCTGAGTCCTGCCAGTACAAAGTAACGCACCTCACAGAGCTGTGAAGACGTCTGTTGTAGTCCATCCTCCACAGAACGTGCTTGCAGTGCTGAAAAAGTAGCCATCTAAACAATTTTCTCTGCGAGGCCTTCATCATCCCAACTTCAGATAAACCACTTTCCCTCCTTTACGGTGGAGGCCTTATCAATCATTATTTATGGATGGTTCATTGTGCGGCCTTAGTGGTGGAGCAAGCTCTTGACTTTTTGGACTCCAATATGGGTGAAGGGTACTTTCCTCGATTACCTCCTACCTATAACCTGAAAACTGTCAGATAAAAGTATCATCTCATATCTGCTGGTACCATTGGGTTCTCTCTCATTACAGGGATGGTGAGGAGGAAACAGATGTTCCAGGCTCTGAGATAAATAGTATACGTTGAAGAGCTCTGCAACAACACAGGATTATATAACTTGACCCTTTGacactgtgtgtctgttatGCAAGGTGAAAGTGTTTCAGCTGAATTTCATCAGTTCTTGTTTTTATAAACTAGACTTTCTTTTCAGCAAGTTTCTATTTGGGTTTCATCTTCAGGGTCATTAGATGACAGGGGTTTCTGCTGAAACTCAAACACTGCTGACCTGACATGCATCCGTACTCAAAGTCATCACTATCATATGTTAATAACCTGCCAACAAAGTGAAAACCAGTTTTATGTCTTTTACAGTTATTTTTATTAGTAACTACTTTCTTATCAAATTTGAAATTATAATAGCATATTATAAAAAGGTTAATTACTGGAGTATATTTACTAACAACATTTGGGAACATGTAGCTAATGGTTAAACTGGTTCTTCTACAACAATTTAAGCTTAACACTTTGTGATCAACTAAAAATCAGAACTTGTAGCAAACACAAATATGAAAAGATATTTTGCCTGTctttttactgtacatggacTGATAAACCTGACCTTAGACTAGTAAAATGACCTTTTAGAGCAGTACACGAAACTTCTGCatcatgtttaaaataatttgaATTGTATCAATATTTCCTTTGTCTTATTAGTACAACATTGACAGTTACACTCAACAATCACTGCATTGATAATTCAGTGACTAACATTATCAGGGATTACAACTCTTATGTTGACTCACAAAATAGGTCTAGTCTGGCAGGTAGTGAATTTGACCGGAAGTCAATAGTCATCATCACCAGGTGTAATAATCTGAATTACTAGATTTTTTTCCAGCCATAACAGTGATACCACGTTAACCAGTTCATCAGGGATTTTACTGTTTTGACAACTGTATCACAACCGCTTATAAAATGAGCACCATACACACCATATCCTAATGACACTATGGGGTATTACAAACAATGCTATGCTTTTGTGCAAAGCCAGCACGTAACAGAAAACTATACCATGACTTGAACTCCAGACAGCCTCACCAGGATGAGAGTCTTCTTCAACAGTGTTTGGTGACTTTGGCTGCGTCTCAACGATCAAAAACGTAGAAATCACAAGTCACTATAGTCTGAGTAAAACTCTTGAGGAATTTAGAATTTATTCCAGAAAAGTAAACATACACAGGACAAAAAAAGGTTACACCCCTATGAAAAATCAAGTAAGACTCATGGCTCAAACAGACAGTTTTGACTTCTTTACCTACTAAAACAAAATTCAAAAGtacaaataaaaagtaaaaaaaaaaaaagacatcatGCATTCCGTTCATGTTCAGATGTAACACTCACTACTCCGACTTTAAAATACAGTGAGTATGAAAATGGGCAAAAATATACAATTCAAAATCTACGCTGCTTATTAGGTCCATAGTCTCCTGGTCCAGGGAGGCCTCTTGGGAAGCCACCCTGGCCTCCTCCAGGCATGTTGTTGTTCCCTGGCCCTGGCATCATTGGAGTATTCTCAGTAGCCATGCCAGGAGTACCGCCAGTACCAGAATTACCACCCATAGAGTTTCTGTTCATGGGCATCCCATGGCCACCCATATGCATCCTCATGtcttgttccctgttttcattGAAGTTTCCTCTGAAGCcctcctgctgcctcttcaTCATCTCCTCATTGCgcatcctcatctcctcctctctccttctgcgttcctcctcctgccgGAGCTCAGCCTGCTTCCTCTTCTGCACCTCCTGACTGTGAAGCTCCTCCATccgccgcagctcctcctgccgcCTCAGCAGGTCCTGCCTCATCAGCATCACCTGATGCTCATGCCTGGCCGCCTCCATCTCGGCCTCCAGCTTCTCCCGAGCCTCCTTCATGTTGCGGTCCACCATGTCATactgctgcttctccatctccatcagaGCCTTCCAGCGCATAGCATACTCGTACTCGAAGGAGCCTGGCTGAGCAAAACGAGGTGGTTGCTCGCGCTCTTTGTGATACTGCTGGTTTTTGTTTATGAGCTTTTCTGACAggccctcctcttcatcatacTGTTCCATTGGCTCTACTGTAATCGGCCGAGGAAAGGCTGTGAGGAGATAGGCACCATCAGCACACTTATCCAAGGCTTTTCTAGCAGCTGGCTTTGATGTGTACTCCACGATCCCCTTCCCCGTGGGTCTGCCTCTATCATCCACTATGACCACAGCTCTTTCGATCTGGCCGAACACAGCAaaggcctcctccagcagctcattgGACACAAACTCGGGCAAATTCTTCAGAGATAATGCAGCCCCGTGTGTTGCAAACCTCACCCGTATTGGTCTGCCTCTGAAGGGGGTGTCATCCAGCTCGGCCCGAGCGATCTCTGCTATGATCCTGGTTTCCAGCCGGATGAAGCCGAAGCCTCGTTCCTTGTTGACAAAGACCTCACTCGCCTTTCCGTACTTTCCAAACAGCTTCTCGATGTCTTCCTCCGTAACCCCTGTTGGCAGGTTTCCCACAAACAGCCTGCTGCGCTGCGTGAAGGTTTTCTCCCCCGGCTTTCTAAAGCTCTGCAGGTCCAGGGTTAAGGCCTCATTGGGGTTCGTCTGATCGCTGGGCTCGGGCTGCTGGCCGTTGGTGTTAGTTCCTCCGGGTTTGTTTTGGTCTCCCGGACGGTTCGGTCCGTGGTTTTGCTGGGGGCCTCTGTTTCCTTGCATATTTGCAAAAGAATTAAAACCCGCGTTAACGAACGACGCGATGGAAGGACACAAACTCTAAGCAGGCAGTGGCGCACAAAGAGCTGCAAAGATGGCGAAGCTGCGTGCTACCGCGTCGCTATTGTGACCAAACACTTGTGCGCCGCAAGTAGACAAGTTCGTGACGTATTTTTTGTGCGACGTTGcgagaaaaacaaaactatccTCTTCGCGTTTTTAAAATTATATATGATGTATTATAACCAGAACAATTGGTGCTCTAATTTATTGTTAATAATGTCTGCGCTGTGtcttttattagttttttttaatcgtTATCACTAAAACGAACGTAATACATAGCTTCTCGCGAGAATACGTCTTCACCCTGAAAAAACACTAGTGACGGACGAGCGATTTCGCGGGAACAAATTCGCCTGCCTGTTGACAGGGATTTTACTTTGTGACATCTGATATTGTGACTTTGTACCTTATTTAGGGTAACCATCAGCTGAAAAACGACTTTCCGGCTTCAAAAGTGAGGTTTTTGAAACATTCTCATCGTTGCATTGTTGGAAAAAGTAATGGCATTCGCACAATCAGACAGTCCAAACCATTGTCGTCTGCGTTAGCCTGAACTGTTGCTAGCATGTTAAAACATGCCGTAAACATGGATAGCAGATTATAGATATACCTAACAGATCAGGTGTCGTTCTACTGATCGgttcattttctgtctgtcctCAGTCATGTTCTCCCATCTGAGCGTGCAGAAAGAGGGCTCCTCTTTGCTCTGCCGCCCTAcctctgaggagcaggagccggTGTTTGACAGGGAGTCTCTGGCCTACACTCCCTGCACCGACCGCTACAAAGTCGGAGAACGGAGCTTCAGTCGCCAGTATGCTCATATTTACGCAGCACGACTTATGCAGATGAGACCTCTGCTCACGAAAGCAGCTCAGCAGATGTGGGGTAAGCTCCCGAAgttcctgtttacatttgggCCTAAGAAACAAgttgtacatatatatattattaatgtaGCTAAATCTGTTTCTGCCTTTGCCAGGATCAGATGTTGTTATTAGCAAGCTGTGTGATCTACAGACAGGGGTACAATGCTGCATCGTGGGGACTTTGTTCAAGCGAATGGATTTGCAGCCATCTATTCTGAAAGAAATCAGCGAGGAGGTTAGCATTTATGCAAAATTCACCAGATAGCTTCTCTGATAACATAACACAACCCAGTTAGTGTCATTGTGTTTGTCCTAACATGTTGTGTTTCCCACCATTTCAGCACAACCTGCTGCCTCAACCTGCACGGGCCAAATACATTAGTGAAGCGGATGAGTTGATTCTCGAGGATGAGCTCCAGAGAATCAAATTAGAGGGCAAAATTGACAGGGATAAGTGTGTCACAGGTCAGGAGACACTTTTTCATAGTGTGACTACTTTATCCCTAATAAATCACAGGTTATGATAATGTGTATTTTTGTCTCAGGTAGTGTTATTGCAATATATGGAACTGAAAGGAATGATGGCAAGTTCACAGTTGAGGACTTTTGCACAGCTGATCTCCCTATGCAGACACCACGGCCTTCACTCAGCTCTGATCGGTATAGTAATCACATTCCTGCACAGTCTTTTAAGCTACTAGATGCAACAAGTGCAACAGTGTTTCTGTTCAGGTTTGTGCTCCTGGCCTCAGGACTTGGTCTTGGTAGTAGTAGTGCTGACAGCATGCTGGGGCTTCAGTTGCTGATTGACATGGTAACCGGGCAGCTGGGAGATCAAGGGGAGCAGAGAAGTGCGGCAACAATCGCCAGAGTCCTACTTGCTGGAAACCTTTTAAGCCAAAACACGCAAGACAAAGATGCGTCAACAAAGGTGACAAGAACTTGTTTAAAGTTTACATGTACTTTATTGGTTTTCCCTTCTTAGACTTTGAAATTGCGAGTTAATTAAATTCATACATTCTGATGCCTTCTTTactctgtttgcttttttaagGCAAAGTATCTCACCAAGAAGACACAAGCTGGGAGTGTGGATGCCATTCGCTTGTTGGATGAGCTGCTTCTTCAGTTAGTTGTAAGTCTGCCTACACCCCCTTGTATAAATAGTGATAGTGTACTAGATTAGATTATGTAAAAGTGTTGTAGATAGTTTTGATTGGATTATAATCAGTTATTCTGTCCAAATTTATATTAAGGTTATAGGTTATGACCTTGAGTTTTACAGTTATTATCATCTgctgtacatatatatattttcttctGTAGGCCTCCGTTTCTGTGGATGTAATGCCAGGGCAGTATGACCCCACCAACTACACCCTCCCACAGCAGCCACTGCACCGCTGCATGTTCCCCTTGTCTTCGGTGTATCCCACATTACATCTGACGTCTAATCCATACCAGGCTAACATTGATGGTGTGAGGTGAGCATTACCACACATGGATTTTCTGAAACTTAGCATTCTATTCATATTAAGTTTTTAGATCGGTTAAGGCCCCggcttctgtttgtttccacCAAGGTTCCTGGGCACGTCAGGCCAGAATGTTTGTGACATTCAGAAgtacagcagcagggacagtCACCTGGAAATACTGGAGGAAACACTTCGACTCAGACACCTGGCCCCCACGGCACCTGATACTCTAGGTTTGTTAATGCAAAAAGCAAAAATTTGACTGGTGGTGGCTTGAATCGTTCCCACgttttttaaaatgtctttttgcaatCAGGTTGTTACCCATTTTACCAAAAAGACCCTTTCATCTTGGAAGAGTGTCCGCATGTTTACTTCAGCGGCAACGCCCCAGCTTATGAGTCCAAACTCATCACAGGTCAGTGTGTACAAAAAAGGAATTTATTGATTAttgctgtgtttattcattAATATGATGCTAATGTACAAAATGTTTTCGTCATATAGTTCCATTAATAGAAATGTGATCTTTTTTCCTAATGTGGCAGTTTTTTGTCTGCTCTTACCTGCAGGTCCTGATGGTCAGGAAGTCCTTTTAGTTACTGTCCCAGATTTCAACAGCACCCAAACAGTTTGCCTGGTTAACCTACGTACTCTTCAGTGTGAACCTGTGACTTTCTCGGCCTTCACTGCTGATGATGAGGACAGTGAAATGAACATCAGCCACTAAGGATACACATCCACACACTGCATAGAATGCATTCTAAGGCTGATGTATTGTGAAAAGTTAAAATGGCCTTGTAAGGCTGCTAAAAAGAGAAGAGACATCCATTTTGTATTAACAAGCCTTTATTTGACAAATAACTCTTCTAACACAGCTTTTCTGAGGGAAACGTGACACAAAACTTTCTCTCCCCCTGACTCTGTTACCAAGAAACTCTTTTAAAAtcttcatgtctgtgtgtactgtaaaaaCATTTCTACCATATTTGACGACAGTGTAAATAATTCAGCTGTATTTTTTATGTGCATCTACAATAAACATCTTTTCATGAAGCAACAAGCATCATAAAAAAGGCAGAATAGTGAGCTGGGAAAATTCAGTGTGCACTTTCAAACGGTTTAGTTCAGTTGATTCATTTGTGTGGAGAGGAGTTTCTAAGTGTTGCTTACCAGATAGATACACTATCTGCATGCTGTTAATGTAGATAATATTTGTGCATTCTCATTGtattgtttacttttttttagaTTTGGTTTAATAGTCGTCAAGCTTGTACTCATAGTTGTAATCTAGGATGGAGTCTGTAAAGCCGCCAGGTGTGGAGGACTGTCCTTCCCCTATGAGCCAGGAGTCGTACCAGGACGTGGTGGTCTCTGGCGTTGTGGGGATTGTGGTGGTAGTGGCGGCTGTAGTTGTGGTTGTCAGTCTTGACCTCATTTTTCTCCGATTTTCCCGTATACGAGCTATCCTGATCCTTCGCTGTTCAGCGGTGAGTGGTATCCTTTGTGAATTCCTGTTGCCCTTACCCACGCGCGTGTTGCCATTAGCGGTCGAGGAATGTTGTGCTCTCGTGGACCCGAAGCTGAGTCGTATTGGCTTGTTGCCATGGAGCGCCATGATCTGTGGGGGAACCAGGGCATCAGTACAACACGCGGCGATTGCGTAGTCAACGCAGTGCGACAGAGTCCCACCTGTTTGATGCGATCCCAGTTGGATTTGGCCAAGTTGAAGCTGCAGGCGGTGGCTCCCGACTGGTAGCCCACCACACACAGCTTAGTTACGGGGGAGAAGCCCTCGGCTCGAGCAGTCACACGGTACTCCCCCGGGTTCAACAGCCTCCAGTAGTCGCCTGTGGGAGCTGCGACGAAGAGGGTACAAACGTTTTAAACCAAGCAGGTGCTTTATGTtgtcattaaaatgtaatacGAGAGAAGACGTTGGCTGGACCTGTTGTGACGTCATGGTTTATACCCTCTACAGATACAGTGGCGTTTGCTATAGGGTTCCCCTGCTCATCCTTCACAATGCCCCTGATGCCACGATGCACCTGGAGAGAAAGGGGGTGTAGAAGGTGACGGGGTGCATTCAGGAGGCTAGGTCATTATATAACACACATAAGACTGCCAAATGTGCCCACGCTTATTTAAAAGGCAGCCGTTACACCGTTTGACGTGGTCGGACTCACCTGCTCCATGAAGACGAGCATTGCTTCTCTGTTCTTCTCCCACTCGTACGCCAGCTCGCTCTGATGAGGGAACTTGTCACAGCCCAGGAATATGGACAGTTCAAAGCAGTTTGTGTGCAGGTAGCTGAAGTCGTTCATACCTCAACAGAAGAAAGAGAGACCTGAGAGTCTGCGCTGCACGCCGCGTCCACCAGTGTGTGTTCTTATCAAACGGCCATGGTTGAGGTCTACTTACTGCCCGTGATCGGCCTCCATTTGGCCCGGTTGACGATGCCCagaccccccgcccccccagtGTCCCCATGACACGAGCTGTGGTAGCTGTGCGTCATCGTCAGGTGGGTGGAGGCGTAGGAGACCGCCAGCCACCTGAAGAGAGACTCGTCCGCAATCACCCGGGACTCATCCTCGGGCTCAGCGTATTGATGGCTGCCGCCTCTTCctctgtcgtcctcctcctcctctctgcggCTGTCAGGTTGATTGTAGCCGCGATCGTAGCCGTGATCGTAGCCGTGATCGTAGCCGTGCTCATAACCGCCATGATAGCCGTGTTCGTAGCCGTGATAGCCGTGGTCATAGCGGTCCTCATTGCCATGAgccctccactcctcctccggctccgcGTATCCCCTActcctccagtcctccaccGGCTCCTCCTGGTGGTCCACCTCCCACTCGGTCTCCTCATAACCTTCATCGTACCTGGAAGAATCAATCCTGGTTGACTTTTGACATAGTTTGGATAATCTTCAGTTTGGCaaagaaatgtacagtaaagcaaaGCAATGCTATAATTGTACTGTCTCTTCTTGCGGCTGTGGGGTTTCTGGTTCTGGGCGGGCTTGTTGGGAGGTAAGCTGTCGTAAGGATAGGACACAATTGTCTCTCCACCCTGGAAGTTGGCACCCAACACAAATGGATAGGTTTTCATCCAGGAGATTATAGCTCTGGTTTCCACAGCAACCtggaacagaaacaggaaaatcAGACCAAAAATAGAAActttttttagcattttttaatattaagtGCATTTAGAAATGATTTCTTTCAGCTGACACTAATTCCCTTCCTCTTACTGAGCTGTTTGCTTCGAAGTTCTCTGGTATCGGCATGTGGTGGTTGGGAGTAAGTTTGGGCACCATGCCCTTATCTTCAGCATCCCACAGTATGTTGTTTAGATTTGGGAAGTTCTGGAAGATGTCAAAGCCGTCGCTAGTGAAGTGTCCCGTCGTCCAACTACTGAGCTCTGATCCCTGTAGGCGACAAGGCCAGAATCTCTTAACCTGTTTGCCAGTTAGGCGGCAACACGCGGGTTTAGTTCTGCTTTTTTTCCACACACCATTTGAAACGCCTCCTCGTGTCCGTCAGGGTTGAGCGAGGGCACCAGGTGGATGCGTATtccctccaccagctgctggacCCTGGGGTTTCTGTCCTTGTACTCCTTGCAGAGGTACTGCATCAGGAGCAGGAGCATCTCGCGGCCAACCACCTCGTTTCCGTGCAGGCCTGCTGTGAAGCGGAACTCGGGCTCACCTGCAACGCCAGAGCCACACAGCTGTGTCAACGCCACATCCTCTCTGGctcctccactgtgggtcaCGTGGACGCATTCCCACCTATTTCGTGCTCTGTGGGGTTGCCAGATATGATCATGGCCGTGATCTCCAGTCCCTTGGCGCTGCGGCCCAGGCTGTACATGCTGGTGATGTTGGGACACTCTTCATGAACTGACTTCATAAGCTGGACAAATGACACATTTAGAAACAAGAATTGAGAGAAAGAACTTTTGCATGTTGGCTATGAAGAACATGTGAATTAATGTCAtgttgccatctagtggtggaAATAAGTAATTGAGAAGGAACGCGCCATCTGCAGCGGTTTTAATAtcagtttatatttatataatagaTTAAAGCAGAGCCCTGGTTGGACTGGGGATCTGCTTTCAATCTTGCCAagaaaattattgttttttagtcTTTTGGGACAACAACAGGATTTCTCTCGGAATTCAGTCACCCAGCACACGTTCAGGGGCCCATATGCAGGGTTACTCACGGCAACCATCTCCAAGTAGCTGTGATGTTTAAACTGCAAGTAGTCAACTGGAGTCACTTCATTTTGCCTGTACTGGACATCAACGGCATCTGTGCGAGACGGAAATGAGCTTAGCTTGAATTTTCAGtattgtgtttgagtgtgttgttgttgttgttgcgtgAACGCGTGTGTGAAGCTCACCAGGCACAGGGCAGCCTAAGACCTCCAGCCTCATGCACAGGGAGCCATTCCAGCTCTGAGGAATGATGCGGATGTAGCGGGCCAGCACAGGCTCCGCCAGCTGGTTCATCACTGGAGTGTCCTTATCGCTGTTTCCAAAGAATAGCTGGGCGACGGGGGGAACGTGGGGGGTGAGTGAGACAGGGAAGAGGGCATTACCCAGGGTGCATCGCTTCAACAGAACTCACCCAGTCAGCGTATCCATCATGGATGGTGGTCCATTCTCTACTATCATTGCTGAAAGCCAAGTAGTAGGACGTCACAAAGTCACTCCTGAGAGGGAACAGCATGAGGGAATCAGGTTGACTTTACACAAATATACAGATATAAAGTGTTTTCACGCGTTCGcgtctctctgtgtctcactCATTGAAGGAGTCTCGTCCCTGGGTGATGACCCCTGTGAACTCTGTCTCCCTGCGAGCGTCTATCTCCAACCAGTGGATCCTGTCCTCCGAGTTCGCGCACCACGCTCCTCCTCTCATGTCGTCCTCGTCGTCTGAGCCCTGAGAACCGCAGAGACCAAGACACACGCCGCCGGGTCAAACCACGTGTCCAATCCACCCGCGCGCCAAACATTTCAAATCAGATTCACTATCTAGCTGCTGTCTGAATGGGAAAATGCCCAAAGCGGGTAATATAAGAATTGGacgtgtgggaggaagctgtaGTGTGGATGAGTGATGCGTGGGGAGGTGCGGCACCGGCTGCTGTGTACCTGCATGTTGAGACGCGCCCTCTGAGGTGCGAACCTGTACTGAGCCATAGAGGACGCCGTCAGCTGGTCCGGCTCGATCCGGTGCGACTCCATCCCCAGGGGAGGGCACTCTGCCACGTGCACACAAGATCAAACGGAAGTTGTATTAGCGACGCTCCCTCGTGTTGGATTCAGACAGAGAGCCTATCTGAAGCGGGCCGTCTTACTCTTCGGCTCTTTGAAGACACGTGGTCTGCTCCTGGCTcggtcctccgcctccttcagcttctgcgCTCTCTCTGGCGGAGGTCACAAACACAGGCTTGATGCAAAATAAATCGCACTGTCGTCTTGGCGGAATAATTCCCCCCTCGCTTTCTGTCTCTGCCCAGAAATGATCTAGGAAACTCATCATTTTTTTTGCACATATGCCAG
Above is a window of Betta splendens chromosome 9, fBetSpl5.4, whole genome shotgun sequence DNA encoding:
- the aebp1b gene encoding inactive carboxypeptidase-like protein X2, translated to MTSQAVVASVALLALCCLWVPRGGESAGGIASLRLAGGKRHAGEQLQNTSLDPEREQGASEDPHPLGSSSKAERDADEAANTGFVDRVRRAPDEGKKKKDKKKNKEPGATKKPKVDKKGKKGKQKTTTTLPPTTTAAPTEPPTEPYTDYPDPFPDPDADNDYWKTGDDDYWGPDPTPSQPEMLTTDLPYDSWNPEEEDPAGPVNNAYDDYDKPDDKEPLPPVTDNYDDYWKLGEKETLPPVTGNYDYWKPDEQEPLSPATDNYDDYWKAVEPTPPAPKVDGKIGTGDGDYFETPDNLPFPDGKEVSPEIIVETLPEATATSPYEGTWYDDYDNYGTRRKEDETDKKWMEKEMERANKEREREERERAQKLKEAEDRARSRPRVFKEPKKCPPLGMESHRIEPDQLTASSMAQYRFAPQRARLNMQGSDDEDDMRGGAWCANSEDRIHWLEIDARRETEFTGVITQGRDSFNESDFVTSYYLAFSNDSREWTTIHDGYADWLFFGNSDKDTPVMNQLAEPVLARYIRIIPQSWNGSLCMRLEVLGCPVPDAVDVQYRQNEVTPVDYLQFKHHSYLEMVALMKSVHEECPNITSMYSLGRSAKGLEITAMIISGNPTEHEIGEPEFRFTAGLHGNEVVGREMLLLLMQYLCKEYKDRNPRVQQLVEGIRIHLVPSLNPDGHEEAFQMGSELSSWTTGHFTSDGFDIFQNFPNLNNILWDAEDKGMVPKLTPNHHMPIPENFEANSSVAVETRAIISWMKTYPFVLGANFQGGETIVSYPYDSLPPNKPAQNQKPHSRKKRQYDEGYEETEWEVDHQEEPVEDWRSRGYAEPEEEWRAHGNEDRYDHGYHGYEHGYHGGYEHGYDHGYDHGYDRGYNQPDSRREEEEDDRGRGGSHQYAEPEDESRVIADESLFRWLAVSYASTHLTMTHSYHSSCHGDTGGAGGLGIVNRAKWRPITGSMNDFSYLHTNCFELSIFLGCDKFPHQSELAYEWEKNREAMLVFMEQVHRGIRGIVKDEQGNPIANATVSVEGINHDVTTAPTGDYWRLLNPGEYRVTARAEGFSPVTKLCVVGYQSGATACSFNLAKSNWDRIKQIMALHGNKPIRLSFGSTRAQHSSTANGNTRVGKGNRNSQRIPLTAEQRRIRIARIRENRRKMRSRLTTTTTAATTTTIPTTPETTTSWYDSWLIGEGQSSTPGGFTDSILDYNYEYKLDDY
- the nono gene encoding non-POU domain-containing octamer-binding protein, translated to MQGNRGPQQNHGPNRPGDQNKPGGTNTNGQQPEPSDQTNPNEALTLDLQSFRKPGEKTFTQRSRLFVGNLPTGVTEEDIEKLFGKYGKASEVFVNKERGFGFIRLETRIIAEIARAELDDTPFRGRPIRVRFATHGAALSLKNLPEFVSNELLEEAFAVFGQIERAVVIVDDRGRPTGKGIVEYTSKPAARKALDKCADGAYLLTAFPRPITVEPMEQYDEEEGLSEKLINKNQQYHKEREQPPRFAQPGSFEYEYAMRWKALMEMEKQQYDMVDRNMKEAREKLEAEMEAARHEHQVMLMRQDLLRRQEELRRMEELHSQEVQKRKQAELRQEEERRRREEEMRMRNEEMMKRQQEGFRGNFNENREQDMRMHMGGHGMPMNRNSMGGNSGTGGTPGMATENTPMMPGPGNNNMPGGGQGGFPRGLPGPGDYGPNKQRRF
- the pold2 gene encoding DNA polymerase delta subunit 2; this translates as MFSHLSVQKEGSSLLCRPTSEEQEPVFDRESLAYTPCTDRYKVGERSFSRQYAHIYAARLMQMRPLLTKAAQQMWGSDVVISKLCDLQTGVQCCIVGTLFKRMDLQPSILKEISEEHNLLPQPARAKYISEADELILEDELQRIKLEGKIDRDKCVTGSVIAIYGTERNDGKFTVEDFCTADLPMQTPRPSLSSDRFVLLASGLGLGSSSADSMLGLQLLIDMVTGQLGDQGEQRSAATIARVLLAGNLLSQNTQDKDASTKAKYLTKKTQAGSVDAIRLLDELLLQLVASVSVDVMPGQYDPTNYTLPQQPLHRCMFPLSSVYPTLHLTSNPYQANIDGVRFLGTSGQNVCDIQKYSSRDSHLEILEETLRLRHLAPTAPDTLGCYPFYQKDPFILEECPHVYFSGNAPAYESKLITGPDGQEVLLVTVPDFNSTQTVCLVNLRTLQCEPVTFSAFTADDEDSEMNISH